A genomic window from Lycium barbarum isolate Lr01 chromosome 4, ASM1917538v2, whole genome shotgun sequence includes:
- the LOC132636433 gene encoding tRNA dimethylallyltransferase 9, giving the protein MISTAGTGGVRISSYLRHPHRAETILLLPDVHFLRCRRCNHRLFSSCSATKKDKVIVISGPTGAGKSKLALELAKRLNGEIISADSVQVYRGLDVGSAKPSLGERKEVVHHLVDILHPSEDYSVGQFFEDARQTTRDILDRGRVPIVAGGTGLYLRWFIYGKPDVPKASREISAEVYSELANLQNDYDWDAAVQLLVKAGDPGALSLAANDWYRLRRRLEIIKSTGSPPSAFEVPYNSFREQLDSGATDAADVKSFADRLQQSEIKDLEYDFLCYFLSTDRLDLYRSIDFRCEDMLLGTDGILSEARWLLDLGLLPNSNSATRAIGYRQAMEYLLRCRENGGWSSAGDFYRFLSEFQKASRNFAKRQMTWFRNEQIYEWIDASKPLEKVLNFICDSYNSQDSHLQMPESLRMRKEIRNARQVAELKAYRTRNRHFIGREDCVDVLDWIKKSYGEATVSSLTNN; this is encoded by the exons ATGATAAGCACCGCTGGGACAGGAGGCGTTCGAATTAGCAGTTATCTCCGGCATCCCCACAGGGCGGAGACGATTCTCCTTCTTCCCGACGTACATTTTTTGCGCTGCCGCCGCTGCAACCACCGCCTCTTCAGCTCCTGCTCTGCCACCAAGAAGGACAAAGTTATTGTAATTTCTGGACCTACCGGTGCCGGCAAAAGCAAACTAGCATTAGAGCTTGCCAAGAGACTCAATGGTGAAATCATTAGCGCTGACTCTGTTCAG GTGTATCGAGGGCTTGATGTTGGTTCAGCGAAACCTTCCCTTGGTGAAAGAAAG GAAGTGGTACATCATCTGGTTGACATATTGCATCCATCCGAAG ATTATTCAGTTGGACAATTTTTTGAGGATGCAAGACAAACTACCAGAGATATCCTAGATAGGGGCCGTGTTCCAATAGTCGCGGGTGGTACTGGATTATATTTGCGGTG GTTTATTTATGGGAAGCCAGATGTTCCAAAAGCCTCGAGGGAGATTAGTGCTGAAGTCTATTCAGAGCTTGCAAACTTACAGAATGATTATGACTGGGATGCTGCTGTTCAGTTGTTGGTTAAAGCTGGTGATCCTGGAGCCCTGTCTTTAGCGGCAAATGATTGGTACCGCTTGCGTCGCAGGCTTGAAATTATTAAG TCTACTGGGTCACCTCCATCGGCTTTTGAAGTACCATATAATTCTTTCAGAGAACAGCTTGATTCAGGTGCAACAGATGCTGCCGATGTCAAGAGTTTTGCTGACAGATTGCAGCAAAGTGAAATAAAGGATTTGGAGTATGATTTTCTTTGTTATTTCCTTTCCACCGATAGGCTGGATCTCTATAGATCAATTGATTTCCGGTGTGAGGATATGCTCTTAG GAACAGATGGAATTCTATCTGAGGCAAGGTGGCTTCTTGATTTGGGTCTTTTGCCGAACTCTAATTCTGCTACTCGAGCAATTGGTTACCGACAA GCAATGGAATACCTTCTAAGATGTAGAGAAAATGGAGGATGGAGTTCTGCTGGTGACTTCTATAGATTTTTATCTGAATTCCAGAAAGCATCACG AAACTTTGCAAAAAGGCAGATGACATGGTTTCGCAATGAACAGATTTATGAGTGGATAGATGCTTCTAAACCTTTG GAAAAGGTGCTTAActtcatatgtgattcatataacagTCAGGATAGCCATCTCCAGATGCCTGAGTCACTTCGTATGAGGAAAGAGATAAGAAACGCCCGTCAAGTTGCAGAATTGAAGGCCTATCGTACAAGAAACAG GCATTTCATTGGGCGTGAGGATTGTGTGGATGTTCTAGACTGGATAAAGAAAAGTTATGGAGAAGCCACTGTCTCTTCGTTAACCAACAATTAA
- the LOC132636434 gene encoding malate dehydrogenase, mitochondrial-like: protein MLRSLARRSSTAGTSYLTRRAFASESAPDRKVAILGAAGGIGQPLSLLMKLNPLVSRLALYDIAGTPGVAADVSHINTRSEVLGFAGEEQLGKALEGADVVIIPAGVPRKPGMTRDDLFNINAGIVKSLCTAIAKYCPHALINMISNPVNSTVPIASEVFKKAGTYDEKRLFGVTMLDVVRAKTFYAGKAKVNVADVNVPVVGGHAGITILPLFSQATPNGNLGSEEIEALTKRTQDGGTEVVEAKAGKGSATLSMAYAGAIFADACLKGLNGVPDVVECSFVQSTVTDLPFFASKVRLGKNGVEEILGLGPLSDFEKQGLEALKPELKSSIEKGIKFANDN from the exons ATGTTGAGATCTCTGGCTCGCAGATCCTCAACCGCCGGCACATCGTACCTCACGCGCCGTGCATTCGCATCGGAATCCGCTCCGGACAGGAAAGTCGCCATTTTAGGAGCAGCCGGAGGGATCGGGCAGCCTTTATCACTTCTCATGAAACTGAATCCTTTAGTTTCCAGACTCGCACTTTACGATATTGCTGGAACTCCTGGTGTTGCTGCTGATGTTAGCCATATCAACACCAGATCTGAG GTTTTGGGTTTTGCAGGGGAAGAACAGCTAGGGAAAGCTTTGGAGGGAGCTGATGTTGTCATCATTCCGGCTGGTGTGCCACGAAAGCCTGGTATGACCCGTGATGATCTGTTCAACATTAACGCTGGTATTGTTAAGTCTCTTTGCACAGCCATCGCAAAGTATTGTCCTCAT GCACTTATCAATATGATCAGCAACCCCGTGAATTCCACTGTCCCAATTGCATCTGAGGTGTTCAAGAAGGCCGGAACCTATGATGAAAAGAGACTCTTTGGAGTGACCATGCTTGATGTTGTTAGGGCAAAGACTTTCTATGCTGGAAAAGCTAAAGTTAATGTTGCTG ATGTCAATGTCCCCGTTGTTGGTGGTCATGCTGGCATAACTATCCTCCCGTTATTTTCCCAA GCCACTCCAAACGGAAATTTGGGAAGTGAAGAAATTGAGGCACTCACCAAGCGCACCCAAGATGGTGGCACTGAAGTTGTGGAGGCCAAGGCTGGAAAGGGTTCAGCCACCCTCTCGATGGC CTATGCTGGTGCCATCTTCGCGGATGCTTGCTTGAAGGGGCTGAATGGGGTTCCAGATGTTGTAGAGTGTTCATTCGTACAGTCAACTGTGACAGACCTGCCTTTCTTTGCATCCAAG GTGAGACTTGGGAAAAATGGTGTTGAGGAAATCCTCGGATTAGGCCCACTTTCAGACTTCGAGAAACAAGGACTTGAAGCTCTTAAACCAGAGCTGAAATCGTCCATTGAGAAGGGAATCAAATTTGCCAACGACAATTAA